The genomic segment ACGGATATGAAGTCAAAAATGCGGATGGTCAACTTGCCGTCGCCGGAAAAACGACCCATGTCGTCGTCAAAAAAGAGAATTTCCGACCGATTCGTTTACCAAAGGTCTTTCCGAACTGGCATGCCATCTATGAACAGATGAGTGCTGAGGATGCACGACTCGTCTCGAACTAAGCCTAAGCCCTCAGCAGGATTTCTTGCTGGAGGGCTTTTCTATTGTGTCAATTAGAGGTAACATAGAATAGCACGAAGGAAGAGGGGAATACACGATGAAGAAAATCGTAGCAGTCAGTACGTTAGCGCTCCTCCTTGCAGGATGTAATCCTGGGGATCAAGGCGCAGAAGATGCCACTAAAACAGAAGATACGACAAAAGAAAAAACGGATGATACCGTCGCCAAGGAAGATAAGAAGACAGACGCAGAAGTAGCGAAAGAAAAAGAAGCAGAAGAAGCAAAAAAAGAAGCGGACGCGAAAGCAGCTGCTGACAAGAAGGCTGCGGAAGAGAAAGCAGCAGAAGATAAGGCAGCAGCAGACAAGAAGGCAGCAGACGATAAAGCCGCTGCTGATAAAAAAGCCGCAGACGATAAAGCAACCGAAGATAAAGCAACTGAAGATAAAGCATCTGAGGATAAAAAGGATGATGGTAAAACAACATCGTCGCAAGATCCTGAGCCAGATAAAAAGTCTGAACCGGAATCAGAGACACCGGACGTCGATAAATCGGATACGAAAGCCGATTTAGGACTCGGTGAACTCGTTGTCGTCAATAAGAAATACAGTTTGCCAATTGACTACAAACCGTCTGATCTCGTCGTTCCAGACGTCAGTTTCTCTTACTCGGGCGTGCTCGAACAAAGTTACATGCGCGCACCTGCCGCAAAACAAATTGAGAAGATGTTCGCAGCCGCTAAAAAAGATGGCGTGACGTTGAATGCGGTCAGTGGTTTCCGGTCGGGTCAACGCCAGACCGTCCTCTACAATAACTATGTCGCACGAGACGGAAAAGCAGCAGCCGATCAATATTCGGCACGTCCTGGTCACAGTGAACACCAGACAGGGCTTGTCTTCGATATTTCAGCACCGAGCGTCGGAAACGGCTTGACAGCTGAACTCGGTAACACAAAAGAAGGTAAGTGGATTGCGAACAATGCAGCAAAGTATGGTTTCATCGTTCGTTATGATAAAGGGTTCCAAGCGCGGACAGGGTATACGTATGAGCCATGGCATATTCGTTACGTCGGTGTCGGTCCTGCAACACAAATCAAAAATAATGGACAGACTCTCGAAGAATATATGAAGGTCGGTCATTAATACTTTGGAGGTTGACCATGATTGAAATCATTGGGATTTTGATTCTCGGCTATCTGCTTGGATCGATACCATTTGCGTTACTTGTCGGAAAATGGGGACACGGGATTGATATCCGCCAGCACGGGAGCGGTAACTTAGGAACGACGAATACGTTTCGTGTCTTAGGTAAAAAAGCTGGGATCATCGTCTTGATTGGGGATCTCGGTAAGGGGGCGGTCGCGAGTCTCGTTCCGATTTTACTCGCGTCAGAGCTCCACCCACTCTTTGCCGGGCTCGCGGCAGTCATCGGACATATCTATCCGATCTTCGCAAAGTTCAAAGGTGGAAAAGCTGTCGCGACGTCAGGTGGGATGTTACTTGTGACAAGTCCGATCTTATTCATCATCCTGCTTGCCTCGTTCTTAACGACGCTTCGTTTCAGTCGAATGGTGTCGCTCAGCTCGATTGTCGCAGCAAGCATCGGAATCGTTGCTGCCGTGTCGATCGGCATCGTACAACACGACTGGATTGTTCCGACGTTCTTTACCGTACTTGCTTTGTTCGTCATCTTTAAGCACCGCGATAACATCGGTCGGATCCGTCAAGGGACCGAGTCGAAGATTCCGTTGTTTGATAAAGAAAAGCAATAACAGTCTGACTTTAGTCCACCTTTATTCACGTCATCCGTGAATAAAGATGGACTTTTTTTGTATGAGGGACGTGTTAATTCTGAAAAAATGAGGAATTCAACAACAATTCATAGGAAGCACACGTTTTTTTACACCGGATTTACAAGACCTTTACAGACGTTCGGTACACTAGAACTAGTACTCGTTAATGAAGGGGGAAGGTCGTGTGTCGTTACTCGGAGAAGAACGAAAAGGACAAATCATGAAATGGCTTGAAGAAGAAGGGAAAGTCATGACGAAAGATTTAATTGATCGATTGGATGTTTCAGGGGAGACCGTCCGTCGCTACCTGGAGGAACTCGAGCGGGACCGCCAACTCAAACGTGTTTATGGGGGGGCGATCTATCAAGGCGGGAAACCGGAATCGCCGATTTCTCGTCGGACGGATCAATTGTCACGTCGTCTTGCGCGTTACGCGAAAGGCTGGCTCAGTGAATACTCCTGTATTTTTTTAGGAAAAGGGGAACCCGTCGAGCACTTATTGCCGTACTTAACGGGAACGGCGACGATTGTGACGAACTCGCTGTCGATCGCAAACCATCTGGAACAATGTCGTAAGAATGGACCGTTCAGCGGTGAAATCCGCTTACTTGGCGGAACTGTCGATACCTATGGTCAAACCGTCGGTGTCGAAGTGTTGCAAGCACTTGATTCCTATGCGTTTGATGCCTGTTTCCTTGCATTTGACGGCGCAGAAATCGAACGAGGCTTCGTCAGTGACGACATCGAGTCATCCTTGATTCAAAAAGCCGTCATCGGTTGTACGAAAGACGTCTATGCCTTTTTAGCATGTGACGAGTTTGAGGGGAATCGCAAGTATAAAGTCGCCGAGTTCCGACGGGCTAAAATCGTCCTCAGTCCTTCGACCTATCCACCATCATGGGAGATGAAGTTGTTTAACGAACGGGTGAACTGGACCGTCGTCTCGTGATACACTAATGCGGGAGGGATGTACATGTTAGAAGTAATCGTTGCAACCGTCGAAGAGGCGACGGCTGCAGAACAAGCAGGCGCAGATCGACTCGAGCTCGTATCTGCCTTATCGGAAGGTGGACTGACACCCAGTTACGGATTGATTCGTCAAGTGCTGTCGGCGGTCGAAATCCCGGTCCATGTCCTTGTCCGGCCACATAGTAAGTCATTTGTCTATTCAGAAGCGGATCAGGAAACAATCATCACCGATATCGACTTGATTCGTGAATTAGGGGCTGCCGGCATCGTCGTCGGTTCGTTGACAGCGGATGGACGGATTGATGAAGGATTCCTCGGTCGTGTCATCAAACACAAAGGGGAGCTGTCGCTGACGTTCCACCGGGCCATCGACAGCAGCCGTGATATCCACGAAGCAGCAGAGGTCTTAGCCGACTTTCCGGAAGTCGACCGTATTTTGACGTCAGGTGCCAAACCGACGGCGCTCGAAGGGCAGGCGGTCATCGCGGAACTCGTCGAACGACACGAGGAATTGACGATTTTACCGGGCTCCGGCATTACCGTCGAAGCAGCAAAAGAGTTGTTGGAAACGACGAAAGCGACTGAACTCCACGTCGGTTCAGCGGTTCTCGTTAACGGAAAAGTCGATGCATCAAGAGTATCGGCCTTGAAATCACTTCTTTAAAAAAGCATCGGTAACGAGAGGTGCATCTTCCCTGAGTGGGAGGGTGGGCCTCTCCTTTTGTTTGTTGCTGTCGTCCGTCCATCTTTCAGTAGTTTGTCACAACTTTCTCTGAAATCGAAGCACGTCCCTATTTTTTCAAGCGGGACTACGTTAAAATCAAATGGGAAAGTGA from the Exiguobacterium oxidotolerans JCM 12280 genome contains:
- a CDS encoding M15 family metallopeptidase; its protein translation is MKKIVAVSTLALLLAGCNPGDQGAEDATKTEDTTKEKTDDTVAKEDKKTDAEVAKEKEAEEAKKEADAKAAADKKAAEEKAAEDKAAADKKAADDKAAADKKAADDKATEDKATEDKASEDKKDDGKTTSSQDPEPDKKSEPESETPDVDKSDTKADLGLGELVVVNKKYSLPIDYKPSDLVVPDVSFSYSGVLEQSYMRAPAAKQIEKMFAAAKKDGVTLNAVSGFRSGQRQTVLYNNYVARDGKAAADQYSARPGHSEHQTGLVFDISAPSVGNGLTAELGNTKEGKWIANNAAKYGFIVRYDKGFQARTGYTYEPWHIRYVGVGPATQIKNNGQTLEEYMKVGH
- the plsY gene encoding glycerol-3-phosphate 1-O-acyltransferase PlsY; this encodes MIEIIGILILGYLLGSIPFALLVGKWGHGIDIRQHGSGNLGTTNTFRVLGKKAGIIVLIGDLGKGAVASLVPILLASELHPLFAGLAAVIGHIYPIFAKFKGGKAVATSGGMLLVTSPILFIILLASFLTTLRFSRMVSLSSIVAASIGIVAAVSIGIVQHDWIVPTFFTVLALFVIFKHRDNIGRIRQGTESKIPLFDKEKQ
- a CDS encoding DeoR/GlpR family DNA-binding transcription regulator: MSLLGEERKGQIMKWLEEEGKVMTKDLIDRLDVSGETVRRYLEELERDRQLKRVYGGAIYQGGKPESPISRRTDQLSRRLARYAKGWLSEYSCIFLGKGEPVEHLLPYLTGTATIVTNSLSIANHLEQCRKNGPFSGEIRLLGGTVDTYGQTVGVEVLQALDSYAFDACFLAFDGAEIERGFVSDDIESSLIQKAVIGCTKDVYAFLACDEFEGNRKYKVAEFRRAKIVLSPSTYPPSWEMKLFNERVNWTVVS
- a CDS encoding copper homeostasis protein CutC, translated to MLEVIVATVEEATAAEQAGADRLELVSALSEGGLTPSYGLIRQVLSAVEIPVHVLVRPHSKSFVYSEADQETIITDIDLIRELGAAGIVVGSLTADGRIDEGFLGRVIKHKGELSLTFHRAIDSSRDIHEAAEVLADFPEVDRILTSGAKPTALEGQAVIAELVERHEELTILPGSGITVEAAKELLETTKATELHVGSAVLVNGKVDASRVSALKSLL